A genomic window from Streptomyces sp. MST-110588 includes:
- a CDS encoding TetR/AcrR family transcriptional regulator — MPDRSPTRSGGQPDKRRSISQAARRVFGREGYARANLDVIAVEAHVAKRTIYNHYTDKEDLFLSAVVEGADAVTEAVRVLMERHLRKIVDLEEDLTAFCLDRAALMAEFPDHFALVRTIQAEVTRLPPAVLRKWMAHGPPSAHQRLAPYLRRIADRGLLEFDDAEKAANRLNALTMNDVMIRSFYGALPLPRPVVEEIITDGVQAFLRLYTPSTAPPD; from the coding sequence ATGCCCGATCGATCACCGACACGCTCCGGCGGCCAGCCCGACAAGCGCCGGTCGATCTCCCAGGCCGCGCGCCGGGTGTTCGGCCGCGAGGGATACGCCCGCGCCAACCTTGACGTGATCGCCGTCGAAGCGCATGTCGCCAAGCGCACCATCTACAACCACTACACCGACAAGGAAGACCTGTTCCTGTCGGCCGTGGTGGAGGGCGCCGACGCGGTCACCGAGGCCGTACGCGTCCTGATGGAACGGCACTTGCGTAAGATCGTGGATCTGGAGGAGGACCTGACGGCCTTCTGCCTGGACCGGGCCGCCCTGATGGCAGAGTTCCCCGACCACTTCGCGCTCGTCCGTACGATCCAGGCCGAGGTCACCCGGCTGCCCCCCGCCGTCCTGAGGAAGTGGATGGCCCACGGCCCGCCCTCCGCCCACCAGCGGCTCGCCCCGTATCTCCGGCGGATCGCCGACCGCGGGCTGCTGGAGTTCGACGACGCCGAGAAGGCCGCGAACCGGCTCAACGCCCTGACCATGAACGACGTAATGATCCGCTCCTTCTACGGAGCACTTCCGCTTCCCCGGCCCGTGGTCGAGGAAATCATCACCGACGGCGTCCAGGCGTTCCTGCGCCTGTACACCCCGTCAACCGCTCCCCCTGACTGA
- the alc gene encoding allantoicase: MTTTPATGPDHSRNVYSRSDDSHIDAPRTEDARTEDPRADATRNDDSRTDTPSTEDPRTNDARAVDPHANDAAPYGGGDPYADYRAAHFPFTSLVDLADRRLGAGVIAANDEFFAERENLLRPGPAVFDPERFGHKGKIMDGWETRRRRGADAEHPFPADEDHDWALIRLATPGVIRGVVVDTAHFRGNYPQQITVEATALPGTPGPRDLLADGVKWQEIVPRTPVRGHAANGFEVRTERRFTHLRLKQHPDGGIARLRVYGEVVPDPAWLDVLGTVDLASVLHGGAVEDASDRFYSSPAQIIRPDLSRRMDDGWENRRRRVANTHDWVRFRLAAQGEIRAVEIDTAYLKGNAAGWAALHACDAATGDPSDDASWFPVLPRTALQPDAPHRFVLPHPVTATHVRLDVFPDGGVARMRVHGTLTGTGRAALVRRFEELSA; the protein is encoded by the coding sequence ATGACCACCACCCCGGCCACCGGCCCCGACCACTCGCGCAACGTTTACTCGCGCAGCGATGACTCACACATCGACGCCCCGCGCACCGAGGACGCACGCACCGAAGACCCGCGCGCCGACGCCACGCGCAACGATGATTCGCGCACCGACACCCCAAGCACCGAAGACCCGCGCACCAATGACGCGCGCGCTGTCGACCCCCACGCCAACGACGCCGCCCCGTACGGCGGTGGCGATCCCTACGCCGACTACCGCGCCGCGCACTTCCCCTTCACCTCGCTCGTCGACCTCGCCGACCGCCGCCTGGGCGCCGGTGTGATCGCCGCGAACGACGAGTTCTTCGCCGAGCGGGAGAACCTGCTCCGGCCCGGCCCGGCGGTCTTCGACCCCGAGCGCTTCGGCCACAAGGGCAAGATCATGGACGGCTGGGAGACCCGCCGCCGTCGCGGTGCCGACGCCGAGCACCCCTTTCCCGCCGACGAGGACCACGACTGGGCGCTGATCCGCCTGGCCACCCCCGGCGTCATACGCGGCGTCGTCGTGGACACCGCCCACTTCCGCGGCAACTACCCGCAGCAGATCACCGTCGAGGCCACCGCGCTCCCCGGCACCCCCGGCCCGCGCGACCTGCTTGCCGACGGTGTGAAGTGGCAGGAGATCGTCCCGCGCACGCCGGTGCGCGGCCACGCCGCCAACGGCTTCGAGGTCCGCACCGAGCGGCGTTTCACCCACCTGCGCCTCAAGCAGCACCCCGACGGCGGCATCGCCCGGCTGCGGGTGTACGGCGAGGTCGTTCCGGACCCCGCGTGGCTGGACGTGCTCGGCACCGTCGACCTGGCCTCCGTCCTGCACGGCGGTGCCGTCGAGGACGCCTCCGACCGCTTCTACTCCTCGCCCGCCCAGATCATCCGGCCCGACCTCTCGCGCAGGATGGACGACGGCTGGGAGAACCGCCGCCGCCGGGTCGCAAACACCCACGACTGGGTACGCTTCCGGCTCGCCGCGCAGGGTGAGATCCGTGCCGTGGAGATCGACACCGCCTACCTCAAGGGCAACGCCGCCGGCTGGGCCGCCCTCCACGCCTGCGACGCGGCCACCGGCGACCCGTCGGACGACGCCTCCTGGTTCCCGGTCCTGCCCCGGACCGCGCTCCAGCCCGACGCCCCGCACCGCTTCGTACTGCCGCACCCGGTGACCGCCACCCACGTCCGGCTGGACGTCTTCCCCGACGGCGGCGTGGCCCGTATGCGCGTACACGGCACCCTCACCGGAACCGGCCGCGCGGCCCTGGTGCGCCGCTTCGAGGAGCTGAGCGCCTAG
- a CDS encoding cupin domain-containing protein, which yields MSFLSPDYPEIRYNKDEGEINASYRPASSPPDYTAPNGNTFHYLSTRLTTDGLFGLYQNRMGPAIGGTSPHFHKTMSEAFYVLSGELHIFDGERWFDASQGDYLYIPPGGVHSFGNISGEPADFLMLFAPGGAREGYFEGLEHVAGMTEQERTEFFLRHDSFFADMTKGPAADSWEDRAALRKSFKTR from the coding sequence ATGTCCTTCCTGTCGCCCGACTATCCCGAGATCCGCTACAACAAGGACGAGGGCGAGATCAACGCCTCCTACCGTCCGGCCAGTTCGCCGCCGGACTACACGGCGCCCAACGGGAACACCTTCCACTACCTGTCCACCCGGCTGACCACGGACGGGCTCTTCGGCCTCTACCAGAACCGCATGGGGCCGGCCATCGGCGGGACCAGCCCGCACTTCCACAAGACGATGTCCGAGGCGTTCTACGTCCTGTCCGGAGAGCTCCACATCTTCGACGGCGAGCGCTGGTTCGACGCCTCGCAGGGCGACTACCTCTACATCCCGCCGGGCGGTGTGCACTCCTTCGGCAACATCTCCGGCGAACCGGCCGACTTCCTGATGCTGTTCGCCCCCGGTGGCGCCCGCGAAGGCTACTTCGAGGGTCTTGAGCACGTGGCGGGCATGACCGAGCAGGAGCGGACCGAGTTCTTCCTCCGTCACGACAGCTTCTTCGCCGACATGACCAAGGGCCCGGCGGCAGACTCCTGGGAGGACCGGGCCGCCCTGCGCAAGTCCTTCAAGACCCGCTGA
- the pepN gene encoding aminopeptidase N, whose translation MPGTNLTREEAQQRARLLSVDSYEIDLDLSGAQEGGTYRSVTTVRFDAAEAGADTFIDLVAPAVHEVVLNGTALDPAEVFADSRIALPGLLAGRNELRVVADCAYTNTGEGLHRFVDPVDQQAYLYTQFEVPDARRVFASFEQPDLKATFRFTVKAPEGWTVISNSPTPEPVDNLWSFAPTPRISTYITALIAGPYHSVHSTWEGADGRSVPLGIYCRPSLAEHLDADAIFEVTRQGFDWFQEKFDYAYPFAKYDQLFVPEFNSGAMENAGAVTIRDQYVFRSKVTDAAYEVRAETILHELAHMWFGDLVTMEWWNDLWLNESFATYTSIACQAAAPGSKWPHAWTTFANSMKTWAYRQDQLPSTHPIMAEIRDLDDVLVNFDGITYAKGASVLKQLVAYVGQDEFFKGVQAYFKAHAFKNTRLSDLLGALEETSGRDLKTWSKAWLETAGINVLRPRIEVGADGVITSFAVRQEAPALPAGAAGEPTLRPHRIAIGAYDLDGGKLVRTARVELDVDGELTEVPQFVGTKRPAVFLLNDDDLSYAKVRLDAESLAAVTRHLGDFTESLPRALCWASAWDMTRDGELATRDYLELVLSGIGKETDIGVVQSLHRQVKLALDLYADPDWRESGLAKWTEAALEHLKAAAAGSDHQLAWARAFAASARTKDQLDLLQGLLDGTAEVPGLVVDTELRWALLQRLAATGRADEQAIAAELERDKTSAGERHAATARAARPTAEAKAAAWASVVEQDTLPNAVQEAVIGGFVQTDQRELLAPYTEKYFGAVKDVWDARSHEMAQQIVVGLYPSLQASRQTLEVTDAWLAATEPSPALRRLVTEARAGVERALKAQAADAEAASGA comes from the coding sequence GTGCCTGGCACGAATCTGACCCGCGAGGAGGCGCAGCAGCGGGCGCGGCTGCTGAGCGTGGACTCCTACGAGATCGACCTGGACCTCTCCGGCGCGCAGGAGGGGGGCACCTACCGGTCCGTCACCACGGTGCGGTTCGATGCCGCCGAGGCGGGCGCGGACACCTTCATCGACCTGGTGGCGCCGGCGGTGCACGAGGTGGTGCTCAACGGTACGGCGCTGGATCCGGCGGAGGTCTTCGCGGACTCCCGGATCGCACTGCCGGGACTGCTCGCGGGCCGCAACGAGCTGCGGGTCGTGGCGGACTGCGCGTACACCAACACCGGTGAGGGGCTGCACCGGTTCGTCGACCCGGTGGACCAGCAGGCGTACCTCTACACGCAGTTCGAGGTGCCGGACGCCCGCCGGGTCTTCGCCAGCTTCGAACAGCCGGACCTGAAGGCGACGTTCCGTTTCACCGTCAAGGCGCCCGAGGGCTGGACGGTGATCTCCAACTCCCCGACGCCGGAGCCGGTGGACAACCTCTGGAGCTTCGCGCCGACGCCGCGCATCTCGACGTACATCACGGCGCTGATCGCCGGCCCGTACCACAGCGTGCACAGCACCTGGGAGGGCGCCGACGGGCGGAGCGTGCCGCTGGGCATCTACTGCCGGCCCTCGCTGGCCGAGCACCTCGACGCGGACGCGATCTTCGAGGTCACCCGGCAGGGCTTCGACTGGTTCCAGGAGAAGTTCGACTACGCCTACCCCTTCGCGAAGTACGACCAGCTCTTCGTGCCGGAGTTCAACTCGGGCGCGATGGAGAACGCGGGCGCGGTGACCATCCGCGACCAGTACGTCTTCCGCTCGAAGGTGACCGACGCGGCGTACGAGGTACGGGCCGAGACGATCCTGCACGAACTGGCGCACATGTGGTTCGGCGACCTGGTCACGATGGAGTGGTGGAACGACCTGTGGCTGAACGAGTCGTTCGCCACGTACACCTCCATCGCCTGCCAGGCGGCGGCGCCCGGCAGCAAGTGGCCGCACGCCTGGACCACGTTCGCCAACTCCATGAAGACCTGGGCCTACCGGCAGGACCAACTGCCCTCCACCCACCCGATCATGGCCGAGATCCGCGACCTGGACGACGTCCTGGTCAACTTCGACGGCATCACCTACGCCAAGGGCGCCTCCGTCCTCAAGCAGCTCGTCGCGTACGTCGGTCAGGACGAGTTCTTCAAGGGCGTACAGGCGTACTTCAAGGCCCACGCGTTCAAGAACACCCGGCTGAGCGACCTGCTGGGGGCGCTGGAGGAGACCAGCGGGCGCGACCTGAAGACCTGGTCCAAGGCGTGGCTGGAGACCGCCGGGATCAATGTGCTGCGCCCGCGGATCGAGGTCGGCGCGGACGGCGTGATCACCTCCTTCGCCGTACGGCAGGAGGCCCCGGCGCTGCCGGCCGGCGCGGCCGGTGAGCCGACGCTGCGCCCGCACCGTATCGCCATCGGCGCCTACGACCTGGACGGCGGCAAGCTGGTGCGCACCGCCCGGGTCGAGCTGGACGTGGACGGCGAGCTGACCGAGGTGCCGCAGTTCGTGGGCACCAAGCGGCCGGCCGTCTTCCTGCTCAACGACGACGACCTGTCGTACGCGAAGGTGCGCCTGGACGCCGAGTCGCTGGCGGCCGTCACCCGGCATCTGGGCGACTTCACCGAGTCGCTGCCGCGGGCGCTGTGCTGGGCCTCGGCCTGGGACATGACCCGGGACGGCGAGCTGGCCACCCGTGACTACCTGGAGCTGGTGCTGTCCGGCATCGGCAAGGAGACCGACATCGGGGTCGTGCAGTCCCTGCACCGGCAGGTGAAGCTGGCGCTGGACCTGTACGCGGACCCGGACTGGCGCGAGAGCGGCCTGGCGAAGTGGACCGAGGCGGCCCTGGAACACCTCAAGGCGGCGGCTGCGGGCAGCGACCACCAGTTGGCGTGGGCGCGGGCGTTCGCCGCCTCGGCCCGTACCAAGGACCAACTGGACCTGCTCCAGGGCCTGCTGGACGGTACGGCGGAGGTCCCCGGGCTGGTCGTGGACACCGAGCTGCGCTGGGCGCTGCTCCAGCGGCTGGCCGCCACCGGCCGGGCCGACGAGCAGGCCATCGCCGCGGAGCTGGAGCGCGACAAGACCTCGGCGGGCGAGCGGCACGCCGCCACGGCGCGGGCCGCCCGGCCCACCGCCGAGGCCAAGGCCGCTGCCTGGGCGTCGGTCGTCGAGCAGGACACCCTGCCCAACGCCGTGCAGGAGGCCGTCATCGGCGGCTTCGTGCAGACCGACCAGCGTGAGCTGCTGGCGCCGTACACGGAGAAGTACTTCGGCGCGGTCAAGGACGTGTGGGACGCCCGCAGCCACGAGATGGCCCAGCAGATCGTGGTCGGCCTCTACCCCTCCCTCCAGGCCTCGCGCCAGACGCTGGAGGTCACCGACGCCTGGCTGGCCGCGACGGAGCCCAGCCCCGCACTGCGGCGCCTGGTGACCGAGGCCCGGGCGGGCGTGGAGCGCGCCCTGAAGGCCCAGGCCGCGGACGCCGAGGCGGCTTCGGGAGCCTAG
- a CDS encoding NADPH-dependent FMN reductase, with amino-acid sequence MTELNVLAISGSLREKSYNTSLLYAAQELVPQGMSIRIHSDLRELPLYDQDLDTPTPPDSVLAWRREIEQADALLIATPEHNASVPAALKNAIDWASTGADAALIDKPAAIIGASPGAFGSGRAQLALRQILASIGSDLVVKPEVAVFRCHERFDTDGVLTDRFSRQLLTDLLTVLATKVHNRRMVATMAT; translated from the coding sequence ATGACTGAGCTGAACGTCCTCGCCATATCAGGCAGCCTCAGGGAGAAGTCCTACAACACGTCCCTGCTGTACGCCGCCCAGGAGCTCGTGCCGCAGGGTATGTCCATACGGATCCACAGTGACCTGCGGGAACTTCCGCTGTACGACCAGGACCTGGACACCCCGACCCCGCCGGACTCCGTACTCGCCTGGCGCCGGGAGATCGAGCAGGCCGACGCCCTGCTGATCGCCACGCCGGAGCACAACGCCTCGGTCCCGGCCGCCTTGAAGAACGCGATCGACTGGGCCAGCACGGGAGCCGACGCCGCCCTGATCGACAAGCCGGCCGCCATCATCGGCGCCTCCCCCGGCGCCTTCGGGTCCGGCCGCGCGCAGCTCGCCCTGCGCCAGATCCTGGCCTCGATCGGCTCCGACCTCGTCGTCAAGCCCGAGGTGGCCGTCTTCCGCTGCCATGAGCGCTTCGACACGGACGGCGTCCTGACGGACCGCTTCTCCCGACAGCTCCTGACGGACCTGCTCACCGTTTTGGCGACCAAGGTCCACAACAGGAGGATGGTGGCCACCATGGCAACGTGA
- a CDS encoding DUF6082 family protein, with product MEETQSWPNRLKQAGLTIGAVLIACLCCAALSVLLVHIPGLQSAASSNAGQAFGAAAAASSAVVLFYMARTMRMQENESKMQRLALSSQQEVLETQCRATGATNGELHRTSEALIRGLHMSLMKMAMNDPELAATWPLYDPEVCFTRNKQFFYINQVLSMHLLMYEVGYSERHLGAGLRYQFSNPLWREFWETRRAARGELVPPDTVEGEFSQVVERAYQAALTTTPLRRHG from the coding sequence GTGGAGGAGACGCAATCCTGGCCGAACCGGCTCAAACAAGCCGGCCTCACGATCGGCGCGGTGTTGATCGCCTGTCTGTGCTGCGCGGCGCTGAGTGTATTGCTCGTCCATATTCCGGGGCTGCAGTCGGCGGCCAGCAGCAATGCGGGCCAGGCTTTCGGAGCGGCAGCCGCGGCGAGTTCCGCGGTGGTGCTGTTCTACATGGCACGCACGATGCGTATGCAGGAGAACGAGTCCAAGATGCAGCGGCTGGCACTGAGCTCCCAGCAGGAAGTGCTGGAAACCCAGTGCCGGGCGACGGGCGCGACCAACGGAGAACTCCACCGGACGTCGGAAGCACTGATCCGGGGGCTGCACATGTCGCTGATGAAGATGGCGATGAACGACCCGGAACTGGCAGCCACCTGGCCCCTTTATGATCCGGAGGTCTGTTTCACACGGAACAAACAGTTCTTCTACATCAATCAGGTGCTCTCGATGCATCTGCTCATGTACGAAGTGGGGTACTCCGAACGCCATCTCGGCGCCGGGCTGCGCTACCAGTTCTCCAACCCCCTGTGGCGGGAGTTCTGGGAGACGCGGCGGGCCGCTCGTGGTGAGCTGGTCCCGCCGGACACCGTCGAGGGAGAGTTCTCACAGGTCGTGGAGCGCGCCTACCAGGCGGCGCTGACGACCACCCCGCTGCGGCGGCACGGCTGA
- a CDS encoding aspartate-semialdehyde dehydrogenase, whose amino-acid sequence MRIGIVGATGQVGSVMRGILAERNFPVEQLRLFASARSAGRTLPWQDTEITVEDAAIADYSGLDIVLFSAGGATSKALAPKVADAGPVVIDNSSAWRRDPQVPLVVSEVNPHAIAERPMGIIANPNCTTMAAMPVLRPLHEEAGLTSMIATTYQAVSGSGLAGVAELDEQARKAVEQDATRLTHDGAAVQFPEPATYVRPIAFNVLPLAGSIVDDGLHETDEEQKLRHESRKILEIPELKVSGTCVRVPVFTGHSLQVNARFERPLSVERAQELLSGAPGVVLSHIPTPLQAAGQDASYVGRIRKDETVDNGLAMFISGDNLRKGAALNAVQIAELVAAELRG is encoded by the coding sequence ATGAGGATCGGAATCGTCGGAGCCACCGGGCAGGTCGGCAGCGTGATGCGAGGCATCCTCGCCGAGCGGAACTTCCCCGTGGAACAACTGCGGCTGTTCGCCTCGGCCCGCTCCGCCGGACGTACGCTCCCCTGGCAGGACACCGAGATCACGGTCGAGGACGCGGCCATCGCCGACTACTCCGGCCTGGACATCGTGCTCTTCTCCGCGGGCGGCGCGACCTCCAAGGCGCTGGCGCCCAAGGTCGCCGACGCGGGCCCGGTCGTGATCGACAACTCCTCCGCCTGGCGCCGTGACCCCCAGGTGCCGCTGGTGGTCTCCGAGGTCAACCCGCATGCGATCGCCGAGCGCCCCATGGGCATCATCGCCAACCCGAACTGCACGACCATGGCCGCGATGCCGGTGCTGCGTCCGCTCCACGAGGAGGCCGGGCTGACCTCCATGATCGCCACCACCTACCAGGCGGTGTCCGGCAGCGGGCTGGCCGGGGTGGCGGAGCTGGACGAGCAGGCCCGCAAGGCCGTCGAGCAGGACGCGACGCGGCTCACCCACGACGGTGCGGCCGTGCAGTTCCCGGAGCCGGCCACCTATGTGCGGCCGATCGCCTTCAACGTGCTGCCGTTGGCGGGCTCGATCGTGGACGACGGGCTGCACGAGACCGACGAGGAGCAGAAGCTCCGCCACGAGAGCCGCAAGATCCTGGAGATCCCGGAGCTGAAGGTCTCCGGCACCTGCGTGCGGGTTCCCGTCTTCACCGGGCACTCCCTCCAGGTCAACGCCCGGTTCGAGCGTCCGCTGAGTGTCGAGCGGGCCCAGGAGCTGCTGTCCGGCGCGCCCGGTGTGGTCCTCTCGCACATCCCGACGCCGCTGCAGGCCGCGGGGCAGGACGCCTCGTACGTGGGCCGCATCCGTAAGGACGAGACGGTCGACAACGGTCTGGCGATGTTCATCTCCGGCGACAACCTGCGCAAGGGCGCGGCGCTGAACGCGGTGCAGATCGCGGAGCTGGTCGCGGCGGAGCTGCGCGGCTGA
- a CDS encoding GNAT family N-acetyltransferase: MDTEIVRAWVDGWAVSRGAAVPVEEPWGFRIDVGLPEHVTRHVIPDADEALIGRLVEKITGPGTWLKTFVDPEVMAPWLTPAWSYDDPCFLMTTTLHTSAVEVPAGYHVRTWDRGGVTRAVVLAPNGGYAARGQVAGPPGAETVVFDQIETAPAHRRRGLGRAVMRALANAAVAEGARAGVLGATVEGQSLYRTVGWTTRAPLTGVVLKASGTGE; this comes from the coding sequence ATGGATACCGAGATCGTGCGGGCGTGGGTCGATGGCTGGGCCGTCTCGCGCGGGGCCGCGGTTCCGGTGGAAGAGCCCTGGGGATTCAGGATCGACGTCGGACTGCCCGAACATGTGACCCGGCACGTCATACCCGACGCCGACGAGGCGCTCATCGGCCGGCTCGTGGAGAAGATCACGGGGCCCGGCACCTGGCTCAAGACGTTCGTGGACCCGGAGGTCATGGCACCCTGGCTCACGCCCGCCTGGTCCTATGACGACCCCTGCTTCCTGATGACGACGACCCTGCACACCTCCGCCGTGGAGGTTCCGGCCGGTTACCACGTACGTACGTGGGACCGGGGCGGCGTCACCCGTGCCGTCGTCCTGGCCCCGAACGGGGGCTATGCCGCCCGTGGCCAGGTCGCCGGTCCCCCCGGCGCGGAGACCGTGGTGTTCGACCAGATCGAGACCGCGCCCGCGCACCGCCGCCGGGGCCTGGGCCGGGCGGTCATGCGGGCCTTGGCCAACGCGGCGGTCGCGGAAGGTGCCCGGGCCGGGGTGCTCGGCGCGACGGTCGAGGGCCAGAGCCTGTACCGGACGGTCGGCTGGACCACCCGTGCACCGCTCACCGGCGTCGTCCTGAAGGCGTCCGGCACCGGGGAATGA